A DNA window from Luteolibacter luteus contains the following coding sequences:
- a CDS encoding GNAT family N-acetyltransferase — MIDMLVRLYDLPESGELYRKVEEQGITLRRARAFEKHTVADFARTHFSPKWVSEVEVALSRQPVACFIATKDKAVLGFACFDTTMKGFFGPTGVAEAARGTGIGKALLLKSLEALRDIGYAYAFIGGVGPREFYEKACGAIEIPGSDPGIYSDILPEPKP; from the coding sequence ATGATCGACATGCTGGTGCGCCTCTACGACCTGCCGGAGAGCGGGGAACTCTATCGGAAGGTGGAGGAGCAGGGGATCACCCTGCGGCGCGCCCGTGCCTTCGAGAAGCACACCGTCGCCGATTTCGCCCGCACCCATTTCTCGCCGAAGTGGGTCAGCGAGGTGGAGGTCGCCCTCAGCCGCCAACCGGTCGCCTGCTTCATCGCCACCAAGGACAAGGCAGTCCTCGGCTTCGCCTGCTTCGATACCACCATGAAGGGCTTCTTCGGCCCCACTGGCGTCGCGGAAGCCGCACGCGGCACCGGCATCGGGAAAGCGCTGCTCCTCAAATCACTGGAGGCCCTCCGCGACATCGGCTACGCCTACGCCTTCATCGGCGGCGTCGGCCCGCGGGAGTTTTACGAAAAGGCCTGTGGCGCGATCGAAATCCCCGGGAGTGATCCGGGGATCTATTCGGACATCCTGCCCGAGCCGAAGCCGTGA
- a CDS encoding ubiquinone/menaquinone biosynthesis methyltransferase — translation MGAGTIQDPSYVRDAFARIADRYVTTNHVLSMGTDILWRRKVARIVSAWKPQRVLDVATGTGDLALEIQDKCPQAEVTGSDFCAEMLAHATRRGLARTLVADAMALPFKNAEFDVVTVAFGLRNMVNYAGAIKEMRRVLKPGGHLLVLDFSLPEGVLKKPYRWYLHNVLPKMAGALTGQKDAYEYLGGSIEEFPMGTAMCELIDAQGFKDADTIPLSCGVASIYTAEAS, via the coding sequence GTGGGAGCCGGAACCATTCAAGACCCGTCTTACGTCCGCGATGCCTTCGCCCGCATCGCCGACCGCTACGTGACGACGAACCACGTGCTCAGCATGGGCACGGACATCCTTTGGCGGCGGAAGGTCGCCCGGATCGTCAGCGCTTGGAAGCCCCAGCGTGTCCTCGACGTGGCCACCGGCACCGGCGACCTCGCATTGGAGATCCAGGACAAGTGCCCGCAGGCGGAGGTGACCGGCAGTGATTTCTGCGCGGAGATGCTAGCTCACGCCACGCGCCGCGGTCTGGCCCGCACCCTCGTGGCGGATGCGATGGCGCTGCCCTTCAAGAACGCCGAGTTCGACGTCGTCACCGTCGCCTTCGGCCTGCGGAACATGGTGAACTACGCCGGTGCCATCAAGGAGATGCGACGCGTCCTCAAGCCCGGCGGCCACCTCCTCGTGCTCGATTTCTCGCTCCCGGAAGGCGTCCTGAAAAAGCCCTACCGCTGGTATCTCCACAATGTCCTCCCCAAGATGGCCGGCGCACTCACCGGCCAGAAGGACGCCTACGAATACCTCGGCGGCTCCATAGAGGAATTCCCCATGGGCACGGCGATGTGCGAATTGATCGACGCCCAAGGTTTCAAGGACGCCGACACGATCCCTCTGAGCTGTGGGGTTGCTTCAATCTACACTGCCGAGGCAAGCTGA
- a CDS encoding ABC transporter ATP-binding protein, with product MASYLRFENVTRRFGSFTAVNQVTLDIEKGETFSLLGPSGCGKTTLLRMLAGFDKPDEGRVLLDGKDITDLPPDQRPVNTVFQSYALFPHLSVRDNIAFGPKIAKWAPDTIKRGVDEMLELVDLKAHADKKPSQLSGGQKQRVAIARALVNKPKVLLLDEPLAALDLKLRQRLLVELDAIHDEVGITFIYVTHDQGEAMSISDRIAVMNKGVIEQVGPPVQIYEAPRSSFVAAFIGDTNFLDGKITESIDSRFSRCEVKGFGSIVIDNDKPVTPGDRIHLSLRPEKLVVSREKPKVSEVDNAVAGKVEDVIYYGSHTRYWVRCGEWRLCAEMQHRQYQLDESPPKWGDEVWLRWHANDGFLLEQYREEDEGMLTLPDAD from the coding sequence ATGGCTTCTTATCTGCGTTTCGAGAATGTGACCCGCCGCTTCGGGTCGTTCACCGCGGTCAATCAGGTCACGCTCGATATCGAGAAGGGCGAGACCTTCTCCCTGCTCGGGCCGTCCGGCTGTGGGAAGACGACGCTGCTGCGCATGCTGGCGGGCTTCGACAAGCCGGATGAGGGCCGCGTGCTGCTGGACGGAAAGGACATCACCGATCTCCCGCCCGACCAGCGGCCGGTGAACACGGTTTTCCAGAGCTACGCGCTCTTTCCGCATCTCTCCGTACGAGACAACATCGCCTTCGGTCCGAAGATCGCGAAGTGGGCTCCGGACACAATCAAGCGCGGGGTGGATGAGATGCTGGAACTGGTCGACCTGAAGGCGCACGCCGACAAAAAGCCGTCCCAACTTTCCGGCGGACAGAAGCAACGCGTCGCGATCGCCCGGGCGCTGGTAAACAAGCCGAAGGTGTTGCTTCTCGACGAACCCCTCGCCGCACTTGACTTGAAGCTCCGCCAGCGCCTGCTGGTCGAGCTGGATGCCATCCACGACGAGGTGGGTATCACGTTCATCTATGTGACGCATGACCAGGGTGAGGCGATGTCGATTTCCGACCGGATCGCGGTGATGAACAAGGGAGTCATCGAGCAAGTGGGTCCGCCGGTGCAGATCTACGAGGCTCCCCGTAGCTCCTTCGTCGCGGCCTTCATCGGCGATACGAATTTCCTGGATGGCAAGATTACGGAGTCGATCGATTCCCGCTTTTCCCGCTGCGAGGTGAAGGGATTTGGAAGCATCGTCATTGACAATGACAAGCCTGTGACGCCGGGAGACCGGATTCACCTTTCGCTCCGCCCGGAGAAGCTGGTGGTGAGCCGGGAGAAGCCGAAGGTAAGCGAAGTGGACAATGCCGTAGCGGGTAAAGTGGAAGACGTCATTTATTATGGCTCGCATACCCGCTACTGGGTGCGCTGCGGCGAATGGAGGCTCTGTGCGGAAATGCAGCACCGGCAGTATCAGCTGGATGAGTCACCGCCGAAGTGGGGAGACGAGGTCTGGCTGCGCTGGCATGCGAATGACGGGTTCTTGCTGGAGCAGTACCGCGAGGAGGACGAAGGAATGCTCACCCTTCCCGATGCTGACTGA
- the glpX gene encoding class II fructose-bisphosphatase yields MIDPERIFEMDFLRATEGAAIVAHRWMGRGDKEAADAAACDAIRGMFDLMDMRGEVVIGEGIKDEAPGIFKGEKVGTWLEGSPQFHIALDPVDGTTNVSKGMANSVSCIAAAIPVEGEPESALEDIPAFYLEKLSYPEKVRKAFMADPKLPISVEAPTEEVIKITAKILDKDIRDIVVMILDRPRNQPYIDAVRRIGAKLRMIADGDIAAAIAPALADSHVDLYVGIGGAPEGVLSAAGLRCLGGGLQAKIWPKDSLEKRVLVAEGYGHLLDRVYLSKDLAKGDRILFSATGISDSPLLRGVSVNGSIARTHSVFMRVKSRTIRSIKAQHDLSQKTFRLRSKNAEALLLD; encoded by the coding sequence ATGATTGATCCCGAGCGTATCTTTGAAATGGATTTCCTCCGCGCGACGGAGGGTGCCGCCATCGTAGCCCACCGCTGGATGGGCCGCGGTGATAAAGAGGCGGCCGATGCGGCTGCCTGCGATGCCATCCGCGGCATGTTCGACCTGATGGACATGCGCGGCGAGGTGGTAATCGGCGAGGGCATCAAGGACGAGGCGCCCGGCATCTTCAAAGGGGAGAAAGTTGGGACCTGGCTGGAAGGCTCACCGCAATTTCACATCGCGCTGGATCCTGTGGATGGCACCACCAATGTCTCGAAGGGGATGGCGAACTCCGTTTCCTGCATCGCGGCAGCAATCCCGGTGGAAGGTGAACCGGAAAGTGCATTGGAGGATATCCCGGCCTTTTATCTAGAGAAGCTCTCCTATCCCGAGAAAGTACGGAAAGCCTTCATGGCCGATCCCAAGCTGCCAATCAGCGTGGAGGCACCCACCGAGGAGGTGATCAAGATCACGGCGAAGATCCTGGACAAGGACATCCGCGACATCGTGGTGATGATCTTGGACCGCCCGAGGAACCAACCTTACATCGATGCCGTGCGGAGGATCGGCGCAAAACTGCGGATGATCGCGGATGGCGACATCGCGGCGGCCATCGCTCCAGCCTTGGCGGATAGCCATGTGGATCTCTACGTGGGGATCGGTGGCGCGCCGGAGGGGGTGCTCTCGGCGGCTGGACTGCGCTGCCTTGGTGGCGGCTTGCAGGCAAAGATCTGGCCGAAGGATAGCCTCGAGAAACGCGTGTTGGTCGCCGAGGGCTACGGACATCTTCTGGACCGGGTGTATCTTTCCAAGGACCTCGCGAAGGGCGACCGAATCCTTTTCAGTGCGACCGGCATTTCCGATAGCCCGCTGCTCCGGGGAGTGAGCGTGAACGGAAGCATCGCCCGCACGCACTCCGTCTTCATGCGTGTGAAGAGCCGCACGATCCGCTCGATCAAGGCGCAGCATGATCTTTCCCAGAAGACGTTTCGCTTGAGATCAAAGAACGCGGAGGCGCTCCTGTTGGACTGA
- a CDS encoding PAS domain-containing hybrid sensor histidine kinase/response regulator has translation MDSQKLAEAPDADASIISPWLAARRQHFDELVGGVTDYAIFMMSPEGIILDWNSGAEELKGYTAKEIVGQHFSRFYSEEDKTARFPDHELIVASAEGRFATEGWRYRKDGTRFWANVTITAIRSDAGVEGFLKITRDLTKRQQATEALRQSEERFRLLIESVADYAIFMLDPEGNVMSWNTGAHRIKGYEPEEIIGQHFSRFYPEEARLEGVPAILLERALTEGRAEDEGWRVRKDGTRFWGNVIITAVHDAAGIHRGFVKITRDLTDRRNREQIELASKRKDTFLATLAHELRNPLAPILPGVDVLLKAPHQTGRVVQVASMLRRQVDQMSRLIDDLLDLSRVTTGKIALQRDRIQLVDVVQRSVETAQPAIDAKHHRLALNLPGVPVILDADLHRLSQAVSNLLTNAAKYTPAGGEIELTVELAEGDRLLIHIKDTGIGIPAESLETIFDLFDQGTRGSSDGLGIGLTLVQTIARMHGGSIGAFSDGEGRGTEMILDLPVVASVGDAPEDELAPPVSTPSSRALRVLVADDAPNTADILCMFFELEGMHTRVAYDGLQAVESATAFRPDLVCLDLGMPQLDGFEAARRIRESQPGVVIIALSGWGSESDHARTKEAGFDFHLVKPVKPEDLRQILASRFPQKG, from the coding sequence ATGGATTCCCAAAAACTGGCCGAGGCACCGGACGCGGACGCGAGCATCATTTCCCCGTGGCTGGCCGCCCGGAGGCAACACTTCGACGAACTGGTGGGTGGCGTGACGGACTACGCCATCTTCATGATGAGCCCAGAGGGCATCATCCTCGATTGGAACTCCGGCGCGGAAGAGCTGAAGGGCTACACGGCGAAGGAAATCGTGGGCCAGCATTTCTCCCGCTTCTACTCGGAGGAAGACAAGACAGCGAGGTTTCCCGATCACGAGTTGATCGTAGCTAGCGCAGAGGGACGCTTCGCCACCGAGGGCTGGCGCTACCGGAAGGACGGAACACGCTTCTGGGCAAATGTCACGATTACCGCAATCCGCTCCGACGCGGGCGTGGAGGGTTTTCTCAAGATCACCCGCGACCTCACCAAACGCCAGCAGGCTACCGAGGCGCTGCGCCAGAGCGAGGAGCGCTTCCGCCTGCTCATCGAGAGCGTGGCGGACTACGCCATTTTCATGCTGGATCCGGAGGGCAATGTGATGAGCTGGAATACCGGCGCGCATCGCATCAAGGGCTACGAGCCGGAGGAGATCATCGGCCAGCATTTCTCCCGCTTCTACCCGGAGGAGGCGCGGCTGGAGGGTGTGCCGGCGATACTCCTCGAGCGTGCGCTGACCGAAGGACGAGCCGAAGACGAAGGCTGGCGGGTAAGGAAAGACGGCACGCGCTTCTGGGGAAACGTGATCATCACCGCGGTGCATGATGCCGCCGGGATCCATCGCGGCTTCGTGAAGATCACCCGGGATCTCACAGACCGTCGAAACCGCGAGCAGATCGAACTGGCGAGCAAGCGGAAGGATACCTTCCTCGCAACGCTGGCGCACGAACTCCGCAATCCCCTGGCACCGATCCTGCCGGGCGTGGATGTCCTATTGAAAGCCCCCCACCAAACCGGTCGTGTCGTGCAGGTGGCGTCGATGCTTCGCCGCCAGGTGGACCAGATGTCCCGCCTCATTGATGATTTGTTAGACCTTTCCCGTGTGACCACTGGCAAGATCGCCCTACAGCGCGATCGCATCCAACTCGTCGATGTCGTGCAGCGTTCCGTGGAGACTGCACAACCGGCGATCGATGCGAAACACCATCGCCTGGCGCTGAATCTACCGGGAGTGCCCGTAATTCTGGATGCAGACTTGCACCGCCTTTCCCAAGCAGTGTCGAACCTTCTGACCAATGCGGCGAAATACACGCCGGCGGGGGGCGAGATCGAGCTAACGGTGGAGCTGGCCGAAGGCGACCGGCTCTTGATTCATATCAAGGACACCGGCATCGGCATCCCGGCGGAATCGCTGGAGACGATCTTCGATCTCTTCGACCAAGGAACGCGGGGATCCTCCGATGGGCTCGGAATCGGACTGACGCTGGTACAGACGATCGCGCGAATGCATGGTGGCTCGATCGGGGCTTTCAGCGATGGCGAAGGCCGGGGAACCGAGATGATCCTGGATTTGCCCGTCGTCGCCTCGGTCGGAGATGCTCCGGAGGATGAACTGGCACCGCCGGTCTCAACCCCGAGTTCCCGCGCTTTGCGAGTACTGGTGGCGGACGATGCGCCAAATACCGCCGATATCCTGTGTATGTTTTTCGAGCTTGAGGGAATGCACACCCGCGTGGCCTACGATGGCTTGCAGGCAGTGGAATCTGCCACAGCCTTTCGTCCGGACCTCGTGTGCTTGGATCTGGGGATGCCGCAGTTGGATGGTTTCGAAGCGGCACGCAGGATCCGGGAGAGTCAGCCGGGCGTGGTGATTATCGCGCTGAGCGGCTGGGGCTCGGAGTCCGATCACGCCAGGACGAAGGAGGCTGGCTTTGACTTCCACCTGGTGAAACCGGTAAAGCCGGAGGATCTGCGACAGATCCTGGCGTCGAGGTTTCCGCAGAAGGGCTGA